In Nitrospirota bacterium, the genomic stretch GAAAGCAGCCCGCCGATCACCTCGGCGACCATCATCAGGACCGTTATGGAAAGCGCGATCAGGAGATCTTTTTTCCCGCCAGCAGGAACCTGACGCAGACCCTGACCGTTGTCGTGTTCGTGAACATGTTCATGAGTATCGGTATGAGGATGTGCAATTGACATGCTGCCTGTGCTCCCGGTTATATTAGGCGCTTACGCCTATAACATCGACAAAAAGTTGTCGATGTTTGGGTTTTTTATGTTTTCATTGAGTTGTAGGGCAACCCTTCAGGGTTGCGGCTTTTCGGTATCAGCAAGGCTGAAGCCTTGCCCTACAAAAACGTTAAATTCGAACTGCCCCGAAGGGGCCATGTCTGCCGGGCGAAGTCCCGGCCGACACGTAGAAACTAAGGAATAAAATTTTACTCAGAATGGCAAGAATATTTTGCCACATAAGGCACAGAGGGCACAAGGAAAGGATTGAAAGTATTTTAAACTATTCTAGTTTCCTTGTTTACCTTTGTGCTCTTTGTGACTTCTGTGGCTAAAAGCTTTTCGGCTTGTCCGGGTTAGACCATGATGAATCAGTTACTGCGACGTTCATTCCATTTTTTGAAGTTCATCAACCTTTTGTCCAGAACCGCAGCTCTGGAATTTTTTCGATCACCCCGATCTCCGCGGCATAACCGTAAAAAGCACGGAGTCCCTTTTGCTCTTCTCTCCCCAGGCCGTAGCTGAATGAATTCCAATAGGATAAAAGCAATTCCGCCGGAACATTGAACCGTTCCGCCTCCGACCGCGCCAGATCCCTCAGATGAGAGATGCCGTATGCTTTCGATGCAACAAGTATATCATACAGCATGTCGAGGTCCCGTTCAACGTTCTTTTTGTAATTTACGTGCCAGAGCGCGAATACGAACGGAAGGCCGGTAAATTCATGCCAGAGCTCTCCCAGGTCGTAGCGATGGGGGAATTCGGGCTGCGGCATCTTGGTGAGCGCCAGGTCCCCGATCGTGAGCATTGCATCCGCCTGTTCCGATGGGTCGTCAACACCCTGTTCATACTGGGTGTACCCTGGATTCATATCATACCGGACTTCCAGCAGAATGCGAAGCAGCACCACCGAGGTGGCGGAGGCCGTGGTCATGGCAACGACTTTATTATTCAGTTCATCGATCGGCACCTTGCTTTCAAGCAGAATGCTCATGACCTTGTTCTTCGAGGTGATCGAAAGGGTCGGTAAAAGAAGGTAGCGCCCGGGGTTCATGGCGTACTCAATGGACGAGGACGGCGATACATCGACCTTTCCGTCATAGAGCAGGCGGTTCAACTCCGTGGGAGTGCCCTCCACCAGTTTGAAGGGGAACCGAACCTGTCCCGTGATGATCGCGGCATGGGGCGGGAAACAATTTGAGTAAACGATATGGCCGAGTTTGAGCATATTCATGAGGACTTCGTCAAGCGGTCACGGTTACGACGCCCGTTTCGGTAAGAGCCTTACGGCTGCGTATGAAGAAGACGAATGACGTAACCGAACGACGATACGGGCTTCGTTACCAACTTACGATGTACCTTTTTTCCTTTCTTTTTTGAAAAAGTTTTCCAGGTCATCGATCATCGTGTACACCACCGGAACCACCACGAGGGTGAGCAGCGTGGACGTGATGAGGCCGCCGATCACGGCAATGGCCATGGGCGCCCGCTGCTCGGAACCCTCGCCGATCTTGAGCGCCGTCGGCAGCATGCCGAACACCATGGCTGCCGTGGTCATGACGATCGGCCGGAGCCGGACAGGACCCGCTTTCAACAGCGCCTCTTCACGCGACATACCGCGCTTTCTCAGCGTGATCGTGTAGTCGACCAGCAGAATCGCGTTTTTCGTCACGAGCCCCATCAACATAATGATGCCGATGAGGCTGAAGATGCTGATACGTTCTCCCGTAATGAACAGCAGGCCCAGGGCGCCGATCAGGCTCACCGGGAGGGAGAACATGATGGTAAAGGGATGCACGAAGCTCTCGAACTGGGCCGCCAGGATCATATAGACCATGATAATGGCAATGACCAGTGCGAAGGCGATGTTCTTGAACGCGTCAAGCATGACGTCCGCCATACCCACGAGCTTGAAGGACATGTCCGGCGGCAGGTTCTTCTTGATGATCTGCTCGAGGTCATTGACCGCTGTTGCCATGGGTTTCGTCTTGTCGATGTTCGAGAATACCGCCGCGCCGCGCTGACGGTTCAAATGCATGATCATCGTGGGCCCGGTGCCGGTGGACTGCTCGGTAACATCCCGCAGTCTCACGAGCTCTCCGGTGGACGAGCGGACCTGCAGAACGCCGATGTCGTCAGGCTGATCCCGCTCGATCTTGATCAGACGCGCCGTGATGTCGTAGCGCTCCCCTTCCTTCTCGTCCTTGTACTTGCCGACGATCTCGCCGCCGATCAACGTATTGACCGTGCCGCCGATGGCCGCCGCGCTGACGCCGTAGTTGGCCGCACGATCACGATCGATACGGAGTTTTACCTCCGGCTTGCCGATCTCGATGGACGTATCGGCGTCTACGATCCCGGGAACCTTCGCAAACTGGTCCTTGATGGCCATCGTCCTTTTGTTCAGTTCATCCAGATCCCGTCCCTGGATCATCACCTGGATGGGGACCGCCCGCATACCACCGCCTACCATCGCGATCTCTTCTATGGAAGATTTGATCGCAATATCCGTGGACAGCTCGTCGCGCATCTGCTTCATAGAGTCGAGCTGATTGAGTTGCCGGTCCTTCCGCGCCTTCATGTTGACATAGATCTTGCTTTTGTTGCTTTCCGGGGCAAAATCCGAACCAGTAACGTAGAAGGTGCCGGCGATCTCCTTGCGTTTTCTGAGCTGCTCGTCAACCTGCCGCATGGCGGCGTCGGCCCGCGGCAATGAATAATCGATGGGAGTTTCCAAGCGGACCAGGTAGCGTCCCTGGTCCGCAGCCGGCATGAATTCCTTCTCGACGATGACAAAAAGGGCAAGTCCGGCGATGACGCTTGCCAGGGCGAACAGGATGGTCTTCCAGCGGTTCCGGAGCGCCCCGGCCAGAAGGGGCCGGTATACGCTGAAGATCGCTTCGAAACCGCGTTCCAGGAACATATAGAACTTTCCGTGCTTTTTCCGGTAGTACAGGAACCGCGACGTCAACATGGGCGTCAGGGTCAGTGACACAAACAGCGAGATCAGGACAGCCACGGTCACGGTGATCCCAAATTCGTAGAAGAACTTGCCTATGATACCTTTCATGAACGCAACGGGCACGAAAACGGCAACGATCGACAGGGTGGTGGCCATGACCGCGAGCCCGATCTCGGACGCGCCTTCCTCTGCGGCCTGCATCGGCGGTTCCCCCTCCTCCATGCGGCGATAGATGTTCTCGAGCACCACGATGGAGTCATCGATCAGGATGCCGATCGAGATCGACAGGCCGAGCATGGTCATCATGTTCAGGGTGAATCCCAAGGCGTTGATGAATGCAAAGGTCGCGATAACGGAGGTCGGCAGCGCCACGGCGCTGATAAGCGTGCTCCGGACGCTCCGAAGAAAGACGAAGATGATGAGAACGGCGAGGCCGGCTCCGAGCCAGAGCGAAACCTGGACGTCCTCGATGGACCGGCGAATATAGATGGACTGGTCGAAGGTAATGTCAAGCTTGATCCCTTGGGGAGGCTTGACGGCGGCGACCGCGGCCTTGATGCGCTCGGCAACGGCCACGGTGTTCTCTCCGGACTGACGTTTTACCGACAGTCCCACCGCGGTCTTTCCGTTGAATCGGGTGATGGAGCGCTCGTCCTCGAGACCGTCCTCGGCATAGCCGATATCGCGGAGCTTGATGAGCTGTCCATGGCGATAGGACACCACCAGATCATTGAACGCTTCCGGCGTTTCGTATTCGCCCTTGGTCTTTACAATATATTCCATCCGCTGGTTCTCGATCTTGCCGCCGGGAACCTCTTTGTGCTCTGCGCCGAGCGCCTGCTTTACATCGCTTGCCGTAAGCGCCAGCGCCTCCATTTTCTTTCGGTCAAGCCAGATCCGGACCTGCCGTGTGCGGCCGCCGTTTATGGTCACCGAACCCACGCCGGGGATCTTCTCGATGTCACGCTTCAGGACCTTGTCCGCATAGTGGGTGAGGTCCTTGACGTTCCGGTCTCCCCATACCGCGATCAGGATGATCGGCTGGTCCTCGGGGCTGATCTTCTCGATCACCGGCGGTTCCGTATCCCGGGGCAGTCGGTTCCGCACAGCCGCAACCTTATCGCGAACGTCCTGGGCCGCCTGTTCCACATTACGTTCGAGAAAGAACTCTACCGTGACAATGGAGTTTTCTTCCATGCTCCGTGAAGTGATGGTCTTAACACCGTTAATAGTATTCACGGCCTCTTCAATGACATCCGTGACATCAACCTCCATGACCTCCGGGGAGGCGCCCACGAGCTTGGTCGAAATGTTTACGATCGGGAAGTCGATTTTGGGGAAAAGGTCCAGCGCCAGCCGCGGGAGCGCCACAAGGCCGAATACGATGAGCGCCAGCCCGATCATGGTCATGAATACCGGTCGTTTGATTGCTATTTCAGGAAGTCGCATGATAACCTCGTTATAATAAATGGATAAGGACTAAAATGTGAGCAGTTAGGGGAAGAACCACGTGCATAGCACTTTATTACTTCTTATTTCTCACTCCGAACTCCGCACTCCATCACTCCTCACTGTTTCTCTTTTCCCATCATACCGATGCTTTTCTTCAGGCGCAGGATCGCTACCTGCCGGTCATAGGTGGCATTGACCAGTTCGCGCTCAGCAAAGGTGAGTGCCTGTTCAGCGTCGATGATCGAGAGACTCGGCGCCAGCCCTTCGGCAAAGAGACCCTCGACAACATCGAAGTTGTCGCGCGCATACTCCACCTGGAGTTTCGCGTTATCGATCACTGAGCCGATGGTCTGAAGGTTCACAAACGCCTCGTGCACTTCGGATGCAATGGATGTACGCAGGAAATCAGCGGACAGATCAGCCTGCCGCTGCTTTGATTTTGCATCCGCGACCTCGGCCTTCATCAGACCGCCCTCGAACAGGGGGATCGTCAGACGGAGCCCGCCGTAATACGATGTCGCATCCATTGCCGTTACCGGCTGCGACTCCAGATAGGTCAGACCCGCCTCCGCGTATACCTGCGGGTAGTGTCCACCACGCACGATCGTCACGTTTTCAGCGGCAATGCTCCGGTTCAGCTTTGCGCCGGCATAGTCGTCTCGATTCCGGAGCGCTGATTCCTGAAGACGGGCCAGATCCTCCTCGGGCGGGTACAGCGTTTGCGGTTCAAGGA encodes the following:
- a CDS encoding efflux RND transporter permease subunit, with the protein product MRLPEIAIKRPVFMTMIGLALIVFGLVALPRLALDLFPKIDFPIVNISTKLVGASPEVMEVDVTDVIEEAVNTINGVKTITSRSMEENSIVTVEFFLERNVEQAAQDVRDKVAAVRNRLPRDTEPPVIEKISPEDQPIILIAVWGDRNVKDLTHYADKVLKRDIEKIPGVGSVTINGGRTRQVRIWLDRKKMEALALTASDVKQALGAEHKEVPGGKIENQRMEYIVKTKGEYETPEAFNDLVVSYRHGQLIKLRDIGYAEDGLEDERSITRFNGKTAVGLSVKRQSGENTVAVAERIKAAVAAVKPPQGIKLDITFDQSIYIRRSIEDVQVSLWLGAGLAVLIIFVFLRSVRSTLISAVALPTSVIATFAFINALGFTLNMMTMLGLSISIGILIDDSIVVLENIYRRMEEGEPPMQAAEEGASEIGLAVMATTLSIVAVFVPVAFMKGIIGKFFYEFGITVTVAVLISLFVSLTLTPMLTSRFLYYRKKHGKFYMFLERGFEAIFSVYRPLLAGALRNRWKTILFALASVIAGLALFVIVEKEFMPAADQGRYLVRLETPIDYSLPRADAAMRQVDEQLRKRKEIAGTFYVTGSDFAPESNKSKIYVNMKARKDRQLNQLDSMKQMRDELSTDIAIKSSIEEIAMVGGGMRAVPIQVMIQGRDLDELNKRTMAIKDQFAKVPGIVDADTSIEIGKPEVKLRIDRDRAANYGVSAAAIGGTVNTLIGGEIVGKYKDEKEGERYDITARLIKIERDQPDDIGVLQVRSSTGELVRLRDVTEQSTGTGPTMIMHLNRQRGAAVFSNIDKTKPMATAVNDLEQIIKKNLPPDMSFKLVGMADVMLDAFKNIAFALVIAIIMVYMILAAQFESFVHPFTIMFSLPVSLIGALGLLFITGERISIFSLIGIIMLMGLVTKNAILLVDYTITLRKRGMSREEALLKAGPVRLRPIVMTTAAMVFGMLPTALKIGEGSEQRAPMAIAVIGGLITSTLLTLVVVPVVYTMIDDLENFFKKERKKGTS
- a CDS encoding menaquinone biosynthesis protein, translating into MNMLKLGHIVYSNCFPPHAAIITGQVRFPFKLVEGTPTELNRLLYDGKVDVSPSSSIEYAMNPGRYLLLPTLSITSKNKVMSILLESKVPIDELNNKVVAMTTASATSVVLLRILLEVRYDMNPGYTQYEQGVDDPSEQADAMLTIGDLALTKMPQPEFPHRYDLGELWHEFTGLPFVFALWHVNYKKNVERDLDMLYDILVASKAYGISHLRDLARSEAERFNVPAELLLSYWNSFSYGLGREEQKGLRAFYGYAAEIGVIEKIPELRFWTKG